TGTACGTTGACGGTGAACGTATAGAAGGTGACATCATCAAGAATATCCAAGCTGACGTGAAATATGAGGTGCTGGTGAAGCTGCCTAGGTAGAAAGAGTACGGAGTACCTGTGGTATGCTGCGATGAATTTTGAACAATTACGAAGCCGAATGAAAAACTGCCTTTCCTTTATAGGAGGAGGGCAGTTTTTGCTTTCAGCTTGATCAGGACTCGTTCCATTCTTTAACTCTGTACCAATAGCTGTATATCTCCGAATAACCCAGCTTGGCGTAAAGCTTCAAGGCAGGTGCATTATTTGCAACCACTTGCAGATAACTAGACGTAGCACCATTCTCTTTTGCCCAATGCAGGAGGTGCAGGATCATCTGTTCAGCAAGTCCCTGATTGCGAAAGTTAGCGTCTGTAATGATGTCATACAATCCCATATAGCCACGTTCAATTACACCAAATCCACAAGCGACGACTTGCCCGTCAATTAACAGCGAGATGAAACCTGTCTTTGTCCGGATATTGTTCAACATAAGTTTCGTCGTTTCCCGTTGCAGATCATTCACCTTGTTCAATCGGCAAAAGTGATCCAGCCACGCTGTGGTCAACTGTTCGTCAATCTGTACAGCTTGGTGCACAGGTTCTTTGATGTCATCTAGGCTCCGAATCTGGATACGAGTCAGATCCACAACAGTATATCCTTTGTCCTGCAAAAGCTGGTCGAGATGATCTGGCTGAATAAACGGCGTGATTTTGAAAATCGTATTTAACTGATTGGAAGCATAGATACGCTCACATTCCTCAATCTTTTCATGCACATCCAGAGTGGAGTAGTGGATAGGTTGAACGGAGTTGGCACGTTTGGTGTATCCTTTGGCAAAACGGAGTACCCAGCCGTCATACAGTAAGGTGGACAAAGGTTGCCAGTGGTTAAGGGATAGTTCTTCAATGGTTCTGTGTTTTGTATCCGTTGTATGTATCATGTCTAACCTCCGATTTTATGATTAAATAATAATACATAATAATGTATAAAAATACAATATAAACATATATATCGCCGAACAGTATGCATTATGGTCGGAGATGGTATACAATTTGATTTGGTTGAATGAATAACTTCAGAAGCGGAGCACATTATGTTAACGATAGAGATGCAAGGCCATAACATTAACTGTCATATCGAATATGGCAAACGCAAGAAAGTGTCCATCACGATGGACTTACCTTATATGGTAACAATCAAAGCACCCAATGGTACCAGTGAAGACATGATCCGGCAACTTGTGGAGCAGCATGGAGATGTAATTTTGAAGAAATCCGCTCTGATGCAGCGGGCGCTCGACGGTCCTCAAGCCAAGGAATATGAAGATGAGGGCAAAGGGAAGTTCCTGCTTTTTGGCAAGGAGCATGCACTGCATGAATTAATTTCTGTAGAGGGGCTTACAGAAGAGGAGCTACGAGCGAATCTGAAGAAGTTTTATTTTGCCGAGTGTAAACGCATGATTGGGGAGCGCATCGGACGTTATCAGCAGGAGTTGAAGGTGAAGCCGAAGTCGATAGAGATTGTAGACTCCCCAACGAAATGGGGAAGTTGCAGCTGGGACAAAAAGCTTACGTTCAATTATCGCCTGGCGATGGCACCACTGGAAGTGATGGATTATGTCATCATTCATGAACTTTGCCATATTCACCACATGAATCATGATCGCTCTTTCTGGCGACGGATCGGCAGCATCATGCCGGATTACAAAGCGAAAGAAGATTATCTGATGCGCAATGGTCGAGCCATGACACTATAATTTCAGGTCCAAGTTTCTACTTGGATACCCTACTCCCCTCCATTGTTATTCGTAAAATCCGCAAAGGTCCCACTGTTTGCAGTGAGTGGCTTCGCGGATTTTTGTTGTGTCTGGATATTAGGAATAAGATAATTGAACGCCGTATTGTGTGAAAAAATGAGTAACCGCATCCATGTCCATTCGATCATCGAATAGATGCTCAGGATAATAGACGCCTGGAGCCATAGGCTCATCCGCTGGCATCATCAGTATCTTCTCGGCTTGCACCGCAGCGCCGAGTGCAGTCATATGAGTTTGACCGAGTGGGTCAGAGACCGTCATCGTTCGTTCAACCAGGTTACCTTTCGCATCCAGTCCTTTCAGTTGAATGACCAGATGATGTTCACTCCCGGTTCCCGGATTATAGAGCAATTTCCGCCGGAATGGCTGGAAACGTTCACCACTGATCATCTTCCATACTCCGGTTTTGACCAATCCGGCGAGTGCATAGGTAGATACTTTACTATCGAATGAAATGCGGAAGCTGGCGGAATCGATATTGCTGGTATGAGGCAAAGTGACGTGATCGGGTGTATCCAATCTGTAACATGGGGTCGTATACCCGTTCGGGAAATGAACTTTAATCGGATCTGTCATGGGGTAGACGAGTCGGTTCGTGTTGGATTCGGTGACCTTAAAAGGAATACTCATCCGGTCCATGAAAGCTGCCGAATCAGGGCCGGCCTTATCCCGCAGCGACCATAGGGCATGAATGTTTAATTCGACATGTTGCAGAGAGTTAGAAAGTATCATGGCAAATAAAGAAGCTGTTCCTGCCATCCATCCAGAGGATAGCACTACAGGAGCATGAAGCTCTTCCTGCTCTATTGTACGGATCGCTTGATTGAACACCTCAGTCCAGCGTGTTACATCGATAAGTGGAATTTTTCTCCGCACTGCCGATACGAGTAGCCGATCATCCAGATCGTTCACTGCATTAATGATTAACGATATATTCTCTCCTGCGTGAATCAGTGGATCGTCTGCATTGGTATCAACAACAACCGTTTGGACACGATTGGATGGAAAAGGTGCTGCTTTACCCGCAGAACGGCCTCCCAGTACCAATTCCAGATCAGGATGCCTGTCATGCAAAATGCGAGCAAGCTGTGCACCTACAGCACCATAGCCTCCAGCGATGAGAACTCTTTTTCTATTCATTCGATAAACCTCCGTTGATATGTTTATGTACTTATATGTTTAAACTATTGAACATATAAGGGTGAAGAAAAGGAATGCGGTTCACCAGCGCGGTACGCGCTAGCTCTGACATTCCACTTCCACGAGATGAACGAGCTGTTTGAGCAATTCGATCGCATCGTTGAACTCCAGCTTGTAATACATCTCCGTACCTTTTTTCTGAACCGATAACAGCCCGGATTGACGTAATATTTTCAAGTGATGAGAGACTGTAGGGCGTGACATGGGGACATGCTCTGCAATCTGTGATACGTTCATGCTCTCTTGATCAATGAGCAGCGATATGATTCGCTGGCGAACGGGGTCTCCCAAACCTTGAAGATAAGGACTTAGATTCTCGAAAATATCAATAACTTTTTGGTTACCCATCGATTCGTTCATGGCTCACTCCGTTATAATGTTTAATTGTTTAAACGTATTATAAGGCTTAGTTCACTTAAAAATCAAATTTAACATTCTAAGTTGCAGGAAAATAGCTGTTCCGCTTGTCCATTTGAAGTACAATATAAGCAAATATGCCCGTACCACGAAACCATTGCTGTATCCGTGGTGGAAGGAGTCCAAGATGGCTGAGAGTAACCATTATTCGGTGCTGGTAGATGAATATATCTCGGAGTTTGCACCCGATGTACAGGTGAGATTACAGGCGTTAAGACAGCTTATTCGCGAGTCGGCTCCTCACGCCGAAGAGAAGATCAGTTACAAGATGCCCACGTATGCACAGCATGGGAATCTGGTTCATTTTGCTGCATACCAGCATCATATTGGATTTTACCCTGCTCCCAGTGGGATTCTGGCTTTCAAGGAGGAACTCTCCAAGTACAAAGGGGCTAAGGGATCTGTCCAGTTTCCGCTAGATCAGCCATTGCCGGAGAATCTGATCCGCCGGATTGTGGAGTTTCGGGTGAAAGAAAATGTGGAAATTGCGCTGGAGAAGAAACGGAAGAAGTAGGTAATAATGGATAAAAACTTGTTAGCCTACTGAGGGGGAAGTGCAGATGAACAAAGCCCTAATCGTGTTGGATGTGCAGTATGGTATTACATCATTGAAGGATTTCACAGTTCAGTTGGGCAAGATCGAAGCGGTTATCGCTGATTTTGAACAGCAACATGAGCCAATCATATACATGAAACATGTAGATTACGATCAGGAGGGCTCTTCACTATTCTATACGAATACTGCGAACCTGGAAATTATAATGGGTACGGGTCAGTATTCCGTTATGGAGAAAAGCAAACCAAGTGCCTTCAGCAATCCGGAGCTAAGAACTTGGCTACAAGATCATCAGGTAGAACATGTATTTATTGTTGGATTCAACATGGAATATTGTTGTCTGTTTACGGCAATTACTGCGGAACACGAAGGGTTTAAGGTAACCTTGATTGAGGACGCAACAGGTTCGGTGAACACAGCGGAGACGTATGAGATGCCGGGTCTGGACATTCAGGATTTTGTCGGTTCGATTTTGAATTGGTCGAATTGTATTGAAGTTTTATATGTGGATGAGTATAAAGAAATGTATCGTATCTAGCGTGGTTTACATGTGACGCCAGAGATTTGAGTATGGTATAATAAGAGCAGATTAGACGTAAAATGCAAAGAGAGCCGTGCTGGTAACACGACTCCTCCGAGCAATAGCCGCTTTTAAGGGCGGTGGGCTTCGCTTAGAAAGATGATCAACAATAGACCGCATCCTTTTGCGAGGGGGGCGGTCTATTTGTGTGTATTGGACAGAATAGCAACGATGAGCAAACCAAAGGTAAGCATCAACATAATTGCTTCAAATACTGTCACAAGGCATTCCTCCCTTCGTGGCAAGGTAGCCGACCGACCCTTTTAAGCCTATTCTATTGCTTTGTTGATTATAGCATATTTTGTAAGAAGCCAAGTTGTTAGAAGCTGTTTATATGTAACTCGTTCATTAGCTGAAGGGCATCCCGAAACCCTTGTAAATAAATCTCTCTTTCCAGAAGTGTTTGCATAGAGAGTTGAGTATCTTCATATAGAAAAAGGATCTGATTCAGTTGCTCCGGTAAAGCTTGGCGAATATTCTGAAAGTATTGATCAGATTCTTTAGATAGTTGGGTATAATCAGGCTGCGTGTGAGACAAATTGTTGTATAATAACTCTAAGCGCGTTCGGATTAACGGTTCTGCTAAAGATTCCAAGGATTCTTTCACTATGTACACCTCTTTTTGAGTATTTGTAGATATTAAGTTTCCATTTGAATACTACAGTGTGCATTATGTTTATTTGAATATACAACTTGTAGTGTGCTTTGTCAACATCACAGTGTGCATTTTAGTTTGGAGGAGAATTCGTATGATCAAGGTTCATTTATCTCGTATTATGGGTGAGAAAAGAATTAATATTGCTGATTTATCCCGACTAACCGGATTACATAGAAATGGGATTGCCAAATTATATAATGAAGAAACCGATGGTGTGAAGTTCGATACGCTGAATCGAATATGTGAGGCTTTGGATTGTGAGATCCAGGATATCATTGAGTTTATTAAGGACTAGAAGTGATCTTCAACAATTAGCTAAAGGCCCTGTACTTCTCAAGAAATGGACATATAGACCGTTACCTTATCGGAGGGACGGTCTTTTTCTGTCTGTATACATATGCCGATCTGTACCGATTGCAAGCGTTACTTCCTTTCAGCGATTTTTCAGCCAGAGCGATTATAATACTCACGGAATCCTGTAATGGAAAAGGAGTTTTGGCATGTCTAAGATGCTGCATAAGTCGTTTTATCTCATTTTGCTCGTGTTTGTTGCGGTGTTTATTGCTTCGTCCTTGTTGGTTCGGGCACAGTACAACTACGCCTTGTATGGGGACAATCCCATTTTGGGCATGCAGCAGTGGAGTGTTTTTCTCCCAGTCATTCTTTTGCTCCTTGGTTCTGGTGTCGGGTTATACGCTCTGTGTCTGAAGCTGAACAAATACAGCCCGAAGGTTGTCATTCCGATTGTGCTGCTCAGTTCACTGGCCATTCAGATCATCATCATTTTCGTATTTCCGAGAGTGCCCACCGATGATTCACAGACCGTTCTCTCACTCGCCATGAATATGCTGTACGACCAAGACTACTCGTCATTTGAGACGGGCGGTTATCTGCACATGTTCCCGTTTAACTACTCGATTGTGCTGTACCTGAAGACATTGCTGTACCTGTTCCCGGACAACTATCTGGTCATCAAACTATTTAATATTTTGTTTTCAACATTAACGACGTTCATGATTTACCTTATTTATAAACAAGTGAATGACAGATCCACTGAACGTGATTACGGTGTTTTGATCTTTGCAGCGACGTACCTGCCGTCCTTGTTCCTGAACAACTTGATCTATAACGATGTGATTGCCACAGCATTTCTGACATCATGCCTATACTTCTTAATTCGTTTTGTACGAGAAAAGTCTTGGAAAACAATCGTCCTTGCCGCCATTTTTCTCGCGATAGGCAATTACTTTCGAAGCATCGGCGTTATTGTGCTATTCGCTGCCATCATAACGATCCTGCTGAATATGCGGAGCATCGGAATGAAGAAAGTCATCATTTCCATCGGTGTGCTGGGTATGTTGTTTAATGTACCAACCTGGACTCAGAATGCGGTTCTTCAATCCTCCGGTGCAGTGAGCGAACCTGTGGGAGAGAATGCCGCGCCAGTCTATATGTGGCTGAATATGGGGATTAATCTGGAGCGCTTTGGTTTCTGGGACAATATGGAGAGTTATCAGATCTATCAGAGGCAGGCCAACTACAATAAGGCTGAAAGCGCAGATTTGTTCAAACAAGAGATTAGCAATAAACTGTCCGAAGCAAGTGCAAGTGACTTGGTGCAGATGTATTACAAAAAGATCATATGGACCTGGACCGAAGGAACGTACCAGATGGACCGATACGGAATCGGCAATGAAAGTTCCTTGGGTGCTGGAAGAGGAAGGGGAGGCGGAATCGCAGGGTCCTATAGTTATACCAATGCAATAACAGAACTGATGCAGGGGGACTCGGCTTATCGGACAGGTTTGCTCTGGATCGTATATGTGATGAATTTCCTCATGTATTGTTTTATTTTCATCCGGTTGCTCGGTGGAATCCGTCGTAAACGGTATGATGAAGTCTCATTAATCCTGGTCATTCTCGGATTCATCGGATTTTATATTCTGTGGGAGATTAAGTCCAGATACATCTACCCTGTATATCCGGTGTTGGTTGTGCTGTCCTATATGGGGTTCAAAGACACGTATGACTTCATATTCCATCGTAAAGGTACCTTGGAGAAATTTTCCTTGAGAAAAAGGTGATCATATGCGAAAAAATAAATATTTTACATCGGTTACGCTACTTCTGCTGCTGGGATGTTTGGTTATGCTGACGGCTTGCGATGTTATAACCGCCCAGAATATTACCAACACCGGTTCTGTGCAAGGTATGAACGGGTTTGGCATGCCAAATGGTGGCGGTCTGGGCATGAACGGAGGAACACCAAGAGGTGGAAGGGGTACCCCGGGCATGAATGATCGAACAGGCAGTCCCGACATGACGCAGGGGACGATGAATGCCGACATTACGGGTAGAGTCATCTCTGTGAATGGAAACACAGTTACGCTGGCGTTACTTGAAATGCAGGACAGCTCATCCCCAAGCATGGAATGGAAGGATACCGGAATGGAATTGAAATTGAATATAACAGATGACGTTACTATTACTGAGGGCATGGGAATGCGGCGTTCGGGCAATGCCAGCCCAAATGGGAATTCGTCCATTCAAGTGTCTGATCTTCAAAAAGAAAACATCGTGATGGTGTGGTATAAGGACAACACCGAGACGGTGGAACGAGTGATGGTTGTCCAGTAAAAGATGATGGGATTATCGTCATTTCGTAATTGCTTACACTTAGCTTATGGGTTATTATGGAAACAGCTGTTTTTTGAAGGGAGTGAGCGTCATGAAACGACGGTCTAAGATGCTATGTTCTATTACTACAATGAAGGTAAGCATAAACTGAATAATTCCGGCAGACCATCAGATGCAGGGTGGAAACATCTTGTTTCCCAGTCCGATCTGAGTTCTGCCGACATATAGGGATATAACTGCTCAGTTTTTCTGGTGTATGCGAGGTTTATTTGCTTGTGCAAATTTCTCATACACTCAGAATTTTTAAAAGCCGCAGGCATAGCCTGCGGCTTTTTGCGCGCAAAAATAGGTATTCGATGGCTACAAGCAATGCTCATGAACCGATTAAAAAGGAGAAATGCCCATGTTAACATTAAAATATTTATTTCATCATAATGACCTTGCCGAGATGATTCTAAAGAATTGGAACTACGATCCCGAATCGCTGGACATGTTTCAGTATTATCGCATCTCCTCCAATGCCGTGTACCCGTTCAGAGAGCAGGGGGAAGTTCGATTGCTTCGTTTTGCCCCGGTAGAGGAGAAAAATCAAGTCAACCTTGGCGCTGAACTGGAGTTCCTCCGTTATCTTCGAGCGAATCATTATGGAGCTATGGAGGCCGTACCTTCCCACACAGGGAAAGAAATCGTAGAAGCTCACACGCCATGGGGGACGTACTACGCTTCCGTATTCAAGAGAGTGCCCGGTTCACAGTTAGGGAGCGTTCAATTGAATGACTCTATCCTGTACAGCTATGGTCAGGCATTAGGTGAGCTGCACCAGTTATCGCGTATATTCAAGCCTGAGCAGGAGGAGAAGCGGCGCTGGACCTATACGGATGTATTGAATTGGATGCAGGAGGTTCTGAAGGATTTTCCTGCCGAAACGGCTGCTTTGAACGAGGTGGAGTTTCTCCGAACGTATTTTGTGAACTGGCCGATGAACAAGCATAATTTCGGACTCATCCACTACGATTTTGAACTGGATAATGTTTTCTATGACGAAGGTAGTAACTCTTGTTATGCCATTGATTTTGATGATTCCATGTATCACTGGTACGCGATGGATGTGGAGCGTAGCTTGGATAGTTTACGTGAGGAGATCGAGCCTGAACAATGGGAGCAGAAGAAGCAATTGTTCCTGAATGGTTACTGGTCCGAGGCAGGAGAACGGTATGATCTGGAGAGGATGTTCCCCGCTTGTCGCCGTTTTGCCAACTTGTACGGCTATGTGCGTATGCTTCGATCTGTTGCAGAGCAGTGGTCACATGAACCGGAATGGATGAGCGGACTAAGAGCGAGGTTAGCGAGGATAATGACAGAAAAGGCAGAGCAATTTGGTCATCCGATGTAATGCCTAAACGTAAACAGTGATATCCCCCCAGTACAATACTCATTGAACATATGTCATGTCTCATACTAGAATCAGTTCTCATAACAAACAAACCAGCTTGGGAAATCGAATGTAGAATTCCCAAGCTGGTTTTCTGATTTTGCTTAGAGGCAGGTATGGAGAGCATAATGCCAAGCAAGGACGTTTAAATAAGTGACATTGGTGATTCATTTTGTGAAAAAAAAGAGCACGGGTCCCCCGCTGATTCGGGGCAGCTTATGCTCTTTCTACATATGTATCTACTTGGTTAGTCGAGACTCAGGTCGAAATCAGGCTCACACATATAATCTAATGGATACAGATCATCTCGTGCTGAGATTAATGCACGGAAGTGAAGATCTCTGATACTGTGCTCAGATGCGTTTCCATCGGAGCGATTGGAGACAAGTTCAGCTACAACAAACACGTCTTCTGCGAGGTTACATTTAAACAGAACATTCTTCGGATAAATGACTTCCTCCAGGTAACTGTATGTCATCACATGAAATGTTTGTCCACGCCAGTTTGTCTTGATTACTTTATAGGACTGTGTGCGAATCAGATCCAGATAACGTTCCAGCTGGAACGTATGTTCAAATTGCGTAATATAACCTTTCTTATCTACATCAATTGTAAATTCCACATCATAGCTCACATGCATTTCATCTTTATAAGTTCCGTTCATGACCTTCAAGGCGTCAAAGTGTGATCCGAAATTCGGATCTTCCTCATAGGGAATGGTAATGAGTTCGGGGTCAACATGATCAGTGATCTTACTGTTCATGGAAGGTGGGCTGTAATACTTCGATGGCTGAAGATCAATTGATCCGATCATGCTTCCAGGAAAACCGGGGCTGCAAGATATTCGCATAGTCATCTCCTTCGGTGTTGGTCAGTAGTTAGACGAACGAGTGAAGAGAAAGTTGCACCATAATAAGGAAATGGAAGATGGAGCCAGTGGTTCATACACTCCTGAGAAAATTTGGATTAGAGTAAGCGTATTAATACCTCTTTTTTTGAGATTTTGTTATATTCAAAAAAATATACTTCTATATTTTTGATCTTTTACAATCCAAATTTCGTTAATTGTTTGTAGAGGGGGTGAGGGAGCGTTGAATGATGAAGAGCTTATTCAAGAGATTCGTGAAGGTAGCCGAGCTGCAATGGAAGTACTGGTGAAACGGCATTATAAGTCGATATTTGCTTATGTTTACCGGAAAACTGGAGAGTACCATACTGCTTATGATCTCACACAAGAGGTATTTGTAAAAATGATGAATTCCCTGAACAAGTATCAGAACACAGGACAATTCAGTCACTGGCTACTGAAGATTGCAGTGAACCATTGTAGAGATTATTATCGTGGGCGGGAATTTAAGCAGCAACAAAGAGAGAGTGAATTAACTGAGGATGCGTTCCCTGCCAGTGAACAACAGATTGTTTGGAATATTTTTCATAAGCGATATCAGAACGAGCAAGTCAGGCGGGCAGTATTAAGTTTGCCTGATCACCAGCGAGACGCAGTCATTCTAAACTATTACAATGGATTGAAAATAAGGGAAGTTGCTGAGCTTACGGGAACCAATGAATCTACCGTGAAGTCACGCATTCGATTGGGGATAACGAAATTAAAGGAGATTATTATCGGAGGTGAACGGGATGAAAAGCAGAGGAAACGGAGATGAATCGAATCTTGTAGCAGAGTTGGAAATAGAAGAGTACAACGAAATAGCTTCATATCTGGATGAGTATCCGGTCGAATTTCCATCCGAGATGGAGATTGACAAGACAATTAGAATACTGGATACATATATGTTAGATCACAGGAATGCTTACCTAAAACAAACATCATCTGGGAATTCAGTTAAGGAATTGTTCCAGTTAGTTTATAGTGAGGTTGCTGTCTTCCACAAATCTTACTGGTTAGTCTGTTCAATGCTCTTGTTGTTCGGCTATTGGCTAGGTACCCACAGTACGACAGACCCGTACATGAGTGTACTCTTTATAGTTCCTGTCCCATTTGTACTTGGTTTACTAGAAGTTTTCAAAGGTCGAGATCAAGGATTAATGGAAATTGAACTGACCTGCAAAATTACGGCACAGCAACTGATGCTTACCCGTCTAATCGTAGTGCTCACTGGGAATATGGCGTTTGTTTTTTTGCTTAATTTACTTATATCAAGCGAAACAGGTGTTTCCTTATCATGGAGTGCTATCGGTCTTGCGTATACACAGCTTATGATCGCAGCAGGTACAAGTCTATGGCTCGCAATGCGTGTCAGAGGCGGGACAGCCGTCAGTATCTTTCTAATTGTATGGTTCGCACTGGTTTGGCTTGTACTAAGTAATCCGGAATTGAAGACTCTACTTCAATCAATTCAGCCCGCAGTAGTTATAGCGATGGCTCTATGCGGAGTTCTACTATTAATCAGTCAGATCTATGAGATGGCAAGGAAATATACATTAAAGACAGAAAGAGGTTACTCCTTTGATACTGACCATGGATAACGTATCTAAGAAATACAGGAACAAGTTGGCGGTAAAAGAAGTCTCACTGGAACTATCCAGTGGTGGTGTTTATGGCCTCCTTGGACCGAATGGAGCAGGGAAGACAACATTGCTTCGCATGATTGTAGACATTTCCAAACCCACATCTGGACAAATTTTGTTGAACGGGCGGCCTATCCAAAACATGGGAGAACGTTATCGAAGTTTGTTGGGCTACATGCCGCAACGATTTGGATTTTATAACCGATTCAGTGCTTACAAATTTCTCATGTATATGTGCTCTTTGAAAGGGATTGGTATTAATCAAGCTTCAGCACGTGTGCAGGAAACGTTAGTAATGGTGGGCCTTGAAAATCAAGCCCAACATAAAATCCGCACATTCTCCGAAGGAATGAAGCAGCGATTGGGAATTGCCCAAGCTTTGCTGAATGATCCACAAATTTTGATTCTTGACGAACCTACAGCTGGATTGGACCCCAAAGAGCGCATTCGATTTCGTAACATTATCGGTGAGCTGGGAAGAGATCGTATTGTAATGTTATCTACGCATATCATTTCTGATTTGGAGTTCTCATGTAAGGAGATGATCCTGATGAATGAAGGGCAGCTCATCGCCCATAATACTCCGGAAGAGATTATGAGCCGGATGAAAAATACCGTATGGAAAGCGAAATTGAATTCGCAGCAACTTGCTGATCTTACCTCTCATTTCAAAGTAAGTGGTCTGTCTTATGAGTCAGATGGAATCGTAGCCCGAATTCTCTCAAAAGAACAGCCTGTACCGCAAGCTGTACCAGAATCACCTCGGCTTGAGGATGTATATATGCACTATTTCGGAGAGGAGACGAAGTCTTGATTCGTTTAACTCAATTCGAGTTTTATAAAATTATAACGCGTAAAAGCATTGGTATAGCAGTGTCTATTTTGATTGTTTTTCTAGTCGTATACTCATTTTGGAGGCATCCTGGGATAATGGATGGTTCCGCCTTCTACAAACCTTATGAAGGTCCTGTTACAACAGAGAAGGTAAAAGTCGCACATAATCAATATGATTCCATTTGGGATAGTCCCGAAGGTAGATACCAATATGGTGCATTTTACGATATTGTGTTTTTTTCTCCAGAAACGATCAAGAACAGCACACGATATGATGATCGTGGCAACGTCATGGAGCGAACAGTGAATGTATCCGAAATCTATTATAATAAACCTTGGGGCTACTTACTGGAATACATTGATCAATTCGGTGTAGTTTTTATGATGATTATGGTTCTGCTAGGGTTGGCTCCAGTATTTACT
The window above is part of the Paenibacillus sp. 1781tsa1 genome. Proteins encoded here:
- a CDS encoding RNA polymerase sigma factor — translated: MNDEELIQEIREGSRAAMEVLVKRHYKSIFAYVYRKTGEYHTAYDLTQEVFVKMMNSLNKYQNTGQFSHWLLKIAVNHCRDYYRGREFKQQQRESELTEDAFPASEQQIVWNIFHKRYQNEQVRRAVLSLPDHQRDAVILNYYNGLKIREVAELTGTNESTVKSRIRLGITKLKEIIIGGERDEKQRKRR
- a CDS encoding ABC transporter ATP-binding protein, encoding MILTMDNVSKKYRNKLAVKEVSLELSSGGVYGLLGPNGAGKTTLLRMIVDISKPTSGQILLNGRPIQNMGERYRSLLGYMPQRFGFYNRFSAYKFLMYMCSLKGIGINQASARVQETLVMVGLENQAQHKIRTFSEGMKQRLGIAQALLNDPQILILDEPTAGLDPKERIRFRNIIGELGRDRIVMLSTHIISDLEFSCKEMILMNEGQLIAHNTPEEIMSRMKNTVWKAKLNSQQLADLTSHFKVSGLSYESDGIVARILSKEQPVPQAVPESPRLEDVYMHYFGEETKS